The following are encoded in a window of Fluviibacter phosphoraccumulans genomic DNA:
- the glyA gene encoding serine hydroxymethyltransferase, producing MFSARDTLQQVDPELWQVIQAEDRRQEDHIELIASENYVSYAVMQAQGSQLTNKYAEGYPGKRYYGGCEHVDVVEQIAIDRLKALFGADAANVQPNSGSQANQAVLMAFAKPGDTIMGMSLAEGGHLTHGMPLNMSGKWFNVVSYGLNEKEEIDYDQVEKLAREHKPRIIVAGASAYALRIDFERFAKIAKEVGAIMWVDMAHYAGLIAAGYYPNPVPHADVVTTTTHKTLRGPRGGVILMKAEHEKALNSAIFPGIQGGPLMHVIAAKATAFKEAATQGFKDYQEQVLNNARVMARVLGEERGLRVVSGRTESHVFLLDLRNKNITGKEAEAALGRAHITVNKNGIPNDPQKPFVTSGIRIGSPAMTTRGFTEIEAEKIAHLIADVLDAPTDETVLAKVREQVSALCQRFPVYGK from the coding sequence ATGTTCTCAGCCCGCGACACCCTGCAGCAAGTTGATCCCGAACTCTGGCAAGTCATTCAGGCGGAAGACCGCCGCCAGGAAGATCATATCGAACTGATCGCCTCGGAAAACTACGTTTCCTATGCCGTGATGCAGGCACAAGGTTCGCAATTGACCAACAAGTACGCCGAAGGTTATCCGGGCAAGCGCTACTACGGTGGTTGCGAGCATGTTGACGTGGTTGAGCAGATCGCGATTGATCGTTTGAAGGCATTGTTCGGCGCTGATGCCGCCAACGTGCAGCCGAATTCGGGTTCGCAGGCCAATCAGGCCGTGCTGATGGCCTTTGCCAAGCCGGGCGACACCATCATGGGCATGAGCCTGGCCGAAGGGGGTCACCTGACCCACGGTATGCCGCTCAATATGTCCGGCAAGTGGTTTAACGTCGTTTCCTACGGCCTCAACGAAAAAGAAGAGATCGATTACGACCAGGTAGAAAAGCTGGCCCGTGAACACAAGCCGCGCATTATCGTGGCCGGTGCCTCGGCCTATGCATTGCGCATCGATTTCGAGCGTTTTGCCAAGATCGCTAAAGAAGTGGGCGCCATCATGTGGGTGGACATGGCGCACTACGCCGGTCTGATCGCTGCCGGTTATTACCCGAACCCGGTGCCACATGCCGATGTGGTGACCACGACCACGCACAAGACACTGCGCGGTCCGCGCGGTGGTGTGATTCTGATGAAGGCCGAGCACGAGAAAGCACTCAACTCGGCAATTTTCCCAGGCATTCAGGGTGGCCCGCTGATGCACGTGATCGCGGCCAAAGCGACCGCGTTCAAGGAAGCTGCGACGCAAGGTTTCAAGGATTACCAGGAACAAGTCCTGAACAACGCGCGTGTTATGGCACGTGTGCTGGGTGAAGAGCGTGGTCTGCGCGTGGTATCGGGCCGTACCGAGAGCCATGTGTTCCTGCTGGATCTGCGCAACAAGAACATTACCGGTAAAGAAGCGGAAGCCGCTCTGGGTCGTGCGCACATCACCGTTAACAAGAATGGTATTCCGAACGACCCGCAGAAGCCATTTGTGACGTCGGGCATCCGCATCGGTTCGCCGGCTATGACCACGCGTGGTTTCACCGAGATCGAAGCCGAGAAGATTGCTCATCTCATTGCTGACGTGCTGGATGCGCCGACCGATGAAACCGTTCTGGCTAAAGTGCGTGAGCAGGTGTCGGCACTTTGCCAGCGTTTCCCGGTCTACGGCAAGTAA
- the nrdR gene encoding transcriptional regulator NrdR, translated as MKCPFCSADGTTVVETRESEEGHIVRRRRRCGQCEKRFTTHEQAEIQFPFIVKRNGSRTEFSHDKLAASLQLALRKRPVTAEAIDSAVSRIEEKLLALGEREVTSLQVGELVMRELKKLDKVAYVRFASVYRNFTDIDEFSEVIREISPVA; from the coding sequence ATGAAGTGTCCCTTCTGTAGCGCGGATGGCACGACCGTCGTTGAGACGCGTGAATCCGAAGAAGGGCATATCGTCCGCCGTCGTCGGCGCTGCGGTCAGTGCGAAAAACGTTTTACGACGCACGAACAGGCCGAAATTCAGTTCCCCTTTATCGTCAAACGTAACGGCTCGCGTACCGAGTTCAGTCACGACAAGCTGGCCGCTTCGTTGCAGCTCGCTTTGCGTAAACGGCCGGTCACAGCAGAAGCCATTGACTCGGCCGTATCACGTATCGAAGAAAAGCTGCTGGCGTTGGGCGAGCGTGAAGTCACCTCGCTGCAAGTGGGTGAGCTGGTCATGCGCGAACTGAAGAAGCTCGATAAGGTCGCTTACGTGCGCTTCGCTTCGGTGTATCGTAACTTCACCGATATCGATGAGTTCTCCGAAGTCATCCGTGAGATATCGCCGGTCGCTTGA
- the ribD gene encoding bifunctional diaminohydroxyphosphoribosylaminopyrimidine deaminase/5-amino-6-(5-phosphoribosylamino)uracil reductase RibD: MPEATIQMPTAADAAWMARALQLAIHGLYTTGVNPRVGCVLVKDSQLIGEGWHERAGEAHAEVMALRDAERRGHDVKGATAYVTLEPCAHHGKTPPCAEALINAGISRVVAAMADPNPLVAGKGFALLQAAGIAVAAPLMAAEAEALNVGFVKRMRLGLPWVRLKTAGSLDGRSALANGQSQWITGPEARADGHRFRARAQAIITGVGTVVADDPLLTVRDVAAPTGQTGQPLPRTAPLRVVVDTHLRTPTSASILQGGCLIATASVDPIKTAALQAAGAEIVVLPSADGRVDMDALLRHLAQRGTNEVHVEAGAQLSGSFIKADLVDELLLYMAPTLLGSDARGWFDGLNLMTLDQKVLLQFQDVRMVGPDLRIIARAVK, from the coding sequence ATGCCCGAAGCAACAATTCAGATGCCCACCGCTGCTGATGCAGCCTGGATGGCGCGTGCTTTGCAGCTTGCGATTCATGGGCTCTACACCACCGGCGTGAATCCGCGTGTGGGCTGCGTGCTGGTTAAAGACAGCCAGTTGATTGGCGAAGGTTGGCATGAGCGTGCGGGTGAAGCGCATGCGGAAGTCATGGCCCTACGAGACGCTGAGCGTCGTGGCCATGACGTGAAGGGTGCCACCGCGTACGTCACGCTCGAACCTTGTGCGCATCATGGCAAAACCCCCCCGTGTGCCGAGGCGTTAATCAACGCCGGCATCAGCCGCGTCGTCGCGGCGATGGCAGATCCGAACCCCCTGGTGGCCGGTAAAGGCTTCGCGCTGCTCCAAGCCGCTGGCATCGCGGTTGCCGCACCGCTGATGGCAGCAGAAGCCGAAGCGTTAAATGTGGGTTTCGTTAAGCGCATGCGCCTTGGTCTGCCTTGGGTGCGTCTTAAAACGGCCGGGAGTCTCGATGGCCGCAGTGCGCTGGCCAATGGGCAGAGTCAGTGGATCACCGGCCCTGAAGCGCGTGCCGACGGCCATCGCTTTCGCGCACGGGCGCAAGCCATCATTACCGGTGTTGGTACGGTGGTTGCCGATGACCCTCTGTTAACCGTGCGCGATGTAGCTGCACCGACCGGACAAACGGGCCAGCCGCTACCGCGCACAGCACCATTGCGTGTCGTGGTTGATACTCATTTGCGTACGCCAACCAGCGCCAGCATTCTGCAGGGGGGATGCCTCATTGCGACGGCCTCTGTAGATCCGATCAAGACAGCCGCATTGCAAGCAGCGGGCGCAGAAATCGTTGTGCTGCCGAGTGCCGATGGGCGCGTGGATATGGACGCGTTGCTACGGCATCTGGCGCAACGCGGCACAAACGAAGTGCATGTCGAGGCCGGTGCCCAACTCTCCGGAAGTTTTATTAAAGCCGACTTGGTTGATGAGCTGCTGCTGTATATGGCACCGACCCTGTTGGGTAGTGATGCGCGTGGCTGGTTCGACGGTCTGAATCTGATGACGCTTGATCAGAAGGTATTACTGCAATTCCAGGATGTGCGGATGGTCGGGCCTGATCTCCGCATCATCGCGAGAGCTGTAAAATAG
- a CDS encoding Fic family protein — translation MKSGGYRYVWQHPEWPHWSYDPKRLMPLLAQVHQAQGLLRGQLHGLGMDQQDQANLRVLTEDVLKTSEIEGASLNPESVRSSIARRLGVDIGALAPSDRHVEGVVDMVLDATSNYQTPLTVQRLFAWHAGMFPTGQSGLSKIRTGDWRDDADGPMQVVSGPMHRPKVHFEAPPAQQLDAEVKDFLLWFNVDQQDDPLIKAGLAHLWFVTLHPFDDGNGRIARAVGDMVLARADQSANRFYSLSSQIQLERKAYYDGLERTQKGDLNVTEWLAWFLGCLLRAVQRSDETLSLVLGKATFWKRWASTSMNERQIKLLNRLLDGFDGKLTTSKWAAIAKCSQDTAHRDIKDLMEKSVLKQAEGGGRSTSYVLTGC, via the coding sequence ATGAAAAGCGGAGGTTATCGTTACGTCTGGCAGCATCCTGAATGGCCGCATTGGTCTTATGACCCCAAGCGCTTGATGCCGTTGCTCGCCCAAGTGCATCAGGCGCAAGGGCTGTTGCGCGGGCAGCTGCATGGTCTGGGTATGGATCAGCAGGATCAGGCCAATCTGCGAGTGCTGACCGAAGATGTGCTGAAGACCAGTGAGATTGAAGGTGCCTCACTTAACCCGGAATCGGTACGATCATCAATCGCTCGCCGCCTCGGCGTAGATATCGGTGCCTTGGCACCGTCAGACCGACACGTTGAGGGTGTGGTCGATATGGTGCTCGATGCCACCAGCAACTACCAAACACCGCTAACCGTACAACGCCTCTTTGCCTGGCATGCAGGAATGTTCCCTACGGGTCAAAGTGGTCTGAGCAAAATCCGCACGGGGGATTGGCGCGATGACGCTGATGGGCCCATGCAGGTCGTATCGGGTCCGATGCATCGACCCAAGGTGCATTTTGAAGCACCGCCTGCGCAACAGCTTGATGCCGAGGTTAAAGACTTCCTGCTTTGGTTTAATGTGGATCAGCAAGACGACCCGCTCATCAAAGCTGGGCTGGCACACCTGTGGTTTGTAACCCTCCACCCATTCGACGATGGCAATGGTCGTATTGCACGCGCAGTTGGCGATATGGTGCTTGCCCGTGCCGATCAATCGGCCAATAGATTTTATAGTCTGTCATCGCAGATTCAGTTGGAACGCAAAGCCTATTACGACGGTCTGGAACGGACACAGAAAGGTGACTTAAACGTCACCGAATGGCTGGCGTGGTTCCTGGGCTGTTTGCTGCGTGCCGTTCAACGATCTGACGAAACGCTCTCGTTGGTTTTGGGTAAAGCGACCTTCTGGAAACGCTGGGCAAGCACGTCTATGAACGAGCGTCAGATCAAACTATTGAATCGATTGCTCGATGGATTCGACGGCAAACTGACCACCAGCAAATGGGCGGCGATAGCAAAATGCTCACAGGACACGGCGCATCGCGACATCAAAGATCTTATGGAGAAGAGTGTGCTGAAGCAGGCTGAAGGTGGCGGGCGGAGTACGAGCTACGTTTTGACCGGATGCTAG
- a CDS encoding HesA/MoeB/ThiF family protein: MNDQQLLRYSRHILVDEIGIEGQEKLLASHALIIGAGGLGSPAALYLASAGIGTLSIADGDTVELSNLQRQILHTEARIGQTKTTSAQAALSIVNPECRVLPLPRLAGAALNEAVAKADIVLDCSDNFTTRYALNRVCVSLKKPLVSGAAIKLSGQLFVMDPRQPYAPCYACLYPEDSSDEELRCATTGILAPLTGVIGCMQAVEAIKLLAGFGAPASGLQRYDALSGQWSKSKVRKDPNCKVCTK; the protein is encoded by the coding sequence ATGAACGACCAGCAACTGCTGCGCTACAGCCGGCATATTCTGGTCGACGAAATCGGCATCGAGGGCCAGGAGAAACTTCTGGCCAGCCATGCCCTAATTATTGGTGCGGGTGGCCTGGGCTCTCCAGCAGCGCTGTATCTAGCCAGTGCTGGCATCGGCACCCTCAGCATTGCCGACGGCGACACCGTTGAACTGAGCAACCTGCAACGCCAGATTCTGCATACCGAAGCACGTATCGGCCAAACCAAAACCACCAGTGCTCAGGCAGCCCTCAGTATCGTCAATCCGGAATGCCGGGTGCTGCCCTTACCCAGACTGGCAGGTGCTGCATTAAACGAGGCCGTCGCTAAGGCCGATATCGTTTTAGATTGCAGCGACAACTTCACTACGCGCTATGCACTGAACCGAGTCTGTGTTTCGCTCAAGAAACCCCTGGTCTCCGGGGCGGCCATCAAACTCAGTGGGCAACTCTTTGTGATGGATCCACGTCAACCGTATGCTCCCTGCTACGCTTGCCTCTACCCCGAGGACAGCAGTGACGAAGAGCTGCGCTGCGCCACCACGGGCATACTGGCACCGCTCACGGGCGTTATCGGTTGCATGCAGGCGGTAGAGGCCATCAAATTGTTGGCAGGATTTGGGGCGCCCGCCAGTGGGCTACAGCGTTACGACGCCCTCAGTGGTCAATGGTCGAAATCAAAGGTTCGCAAAGATCCCAACTGCAAAGTTTGCACAAAATAG
- a CDS encoding S41 family peptidase, giving the protein MRTASVGLAGVVAGILIALQLPAFAEKASPPSQTTGLPIQDLRTFAEVFNAIKQGYVEPVEDKKLINNAISGMVSNLDPHSTYLDAEAFKELQVGTHGEFGGLGIEVGMEDGFVKVIAPIEDTPAARAGLKTGDLIVKIDDTAVKGLTLNEAVKKLRGKPKTQVTLTIARKGMNKPLVVTLTREVIKVQSVKFKMLEPGYGYVRITQFQETTISALVNAVNQLYKNGPLKGLILDLRNDPGGLLNAAVGVSAVFLPPDDLVVSTDGRAPDAKHKFYAKPEDYQHGREDDLRNLPAGIKTVPMIVLVNGGSASASEIVAGALQDYKRATVLGTQTFGKGSVQTVLPLPGNTAIKITTARYYTPKGRSIQAKGIEPDVEVEETPGAKKNGLREADLGGHLVNEKDKDAKDSKPEADKANNKNGKNSAKDDDMEPGLAIADYTTAKDRQFVEAIKRLGGTPPVAANKDAKVSANEPAVTEKPAKPVQ; this is encoded by the coding sequence ATGCGTACGGCCAGTGTCGGTCTGGCCGGCGTGGTGGCCGGTATCCTGATCGCCCTGCAACTGCCTGCGTTTGCTGAAAAAGCCTCACCACCCAGCCAGACGACTGGCCTGCCGATTCAAGACCTGCGCACCTTTGCAGAAGTCTTTAATGCGATCAAACAGGGTTACGTCGAACCGGTTGAAGACAAGAAGCTGATCAACAATGCCATCTCGGGCATGGTCTCTAATTTGGACCCTCACTCTACCTATTTGGACGCCGAAGCCTTCAAAGAACTGCAAGTCGGCACGCATGGCGAATTTGGTGGCTTGGGCATTGAAGTGGGCATGGAAGATGGTTTCGTTAAAGTCATTGCTCCGATCGAAGATACGCCAGCAGCGCGTGCCGGTCTGAAAACCGGTGATCTCATCGTCAAGATCGACGACACTGCGGTCAAGGGACTGACCCTGAACGAAGCCGTCAAGAAACTGCGCGGCAAACCCAAGACCCAGGTGACGCTGACCATTGCCCGCAAAGGCATGAACAAGCCACTGGTCGTGACGCTGACGCGTGAAGTCATCAAAGTGCAGTCCGTCAAATTCAAGATGCTGGAACCGGGTTATGGCTATGTACGCATCACCCAGTTCCAGGAAACCACCATCAGCGCCCTCGTCAACGCGGTGAATCAACTCTATAAGAACGGCCCGCTCAAAGGTCTGATTCTGGATCTGCGTAACGATCCGGGTGGCTTGCTCAACGCGGCTGTGGGTGTTTCAGCGGTCTTCTTGCCGCCGGATGATCTGGTGGTGTCCACCGATGGTCGCGCACCGGATGCCAAGCACAAGTTTTACGCCAAACCAGAGGATTACCAGCACGGTCGTGAAGACGACTTGCGTAACCTACCCGCCGGCATTAAAACCGTGCCGATGATCGTTCTGGTAAACGGTGGCTCTGCTTCAGCCTCTGAGATTGTCGCTGGCGCATTGCAGGATTACAAACGTGCCACGGTGCTCGGCACCCAGACCTTTGGTAAAGGCTCGGTCCAAACGGTGTTGCCGCTCCCCGGTAATACGGCGATTAAGATCACCACCGCACGTTACTACACGCCCAAGGGTCGCTCTATTCAGGCCAAAGGCATCGAGCCGGATGTGGAAGTTGAAGAAACGCCCGGCGCCAAGAAAAATGGCCTGCGTGAAGCTGATTTGGGCGGCCACCTGGTCAATGAAAAAGACAAGGACGCTAAAGACAGCAAGCCGGAGGCTGACAAAGCCAATAACAAGAATGGCAAAAACAGCGCCAAGGACGATGACATGGAGCCGGGGCTAGCTATTGCCGATTACACCACGGCAAAGGATCGTCAGTTTGTTGAGGCTATCAAGCGCCTGGGCGGCACACCGCCGGTGGCTGCCAACAAAGACGCCAAAGTAAGTGCCAACGAACCGGCCGTGACAGAGAAACCGGCTAAGCCTGTTCAGTAA
- the gpmA gene encoding 2,3-diphosphoglycerate-dependent phosphoglycerate mutase, which translates to MKKIVLLRHGESSWNKENRFTGWTDVDLTEKGIEEARQAGRLMKEAGFAFDQAYSSVLKRAMRTLWLSLEEMDRLWIPIQRSWRLNERHYGALQGLNKAETAAKYGDDQVLVWRRSYDTPPPALEFDDPRHPRFDARYGESFSGLSEKELPMTECLKDTVARFVPFWENTIAPAVQSGKSVIVAAHGNSIRALVKYLDNISDADIVELNIPTGIPLVYELDDETLKPIRSYYLGDQEAAAAAAAAVAQQAAKK; encoded by the coding sequence ATGAAAAAAATTGTGCTGCTCCGCCACGGCGAATCTTCGTGGAATAAAGAAAACCGCTTTACGGGCTGGACCGACGTTGATCTGACCGAAAAAGGCATTGAAGAGGCACGTCAGGCGGGCCGCCTGATGAAAGAAGCCGGCTTTGCTTTTGACCAGGCTTACTCCTCCGTGCTCAAGCGCGCGATGCGCACGCTCTGGCTGTCCCTAGAAGAAATGGACCGCCTGTGGATTCCGATCCAGCGCAGCTGGCGTCTGAACGAGCGCCACTACGGCGCCTTGCAGGGTCTGAACAAGGCTGAAACTGCGGCCAAATACGGTGATGATCAGGTGCTGGTCTGGCGTCGTAGCTACGACACCCCACCACCGGCCCTGGAATTTGATGATCCACGTCATCCGCGTTTTGACGCGCGCTACGGCGAATCGTTTTCAGGATTATCTGAAAAAGAACTGCCGATGACCGAATGTCTGAAAGACACGGTCGCCCGTTTCGTCCCATTCTGGGAAAACACCATTGCCCCGGCTGTTCAGTCCGGCAAGAGCGTGATCGTTGCCGCCCACGGCAATTCGATTCGTGCATTGGTCAAATATCTGGACAATATTTCAGATGCCGACATCGTTGAGCTGAATATTCCAACGGGTATCCCGCTGGTTTATGAACTTGATGACGAAACACTCAAACCAATCCGTAGCTACTACCTGGGCGACCAGGAAGCGGCGGCTGCCGCTGCTGCTGCCGTTGCACAGCAAGCTGCCAAGAAATAA
- a CDS encoding rhodanese-like domain-containing protein, translated as MDFFLQPINLGLMAIALISGALLVRQVVQPGGKSVSPQVAIALTDKEGGVLVDVREEHEVAVEHIQGSQFIPLKELPGQIAKLEKYRKKPVVVVCAAGQRSAAACRLLNKAGFEHVSQIEGGIQAWEKAGLPLKRGKAPAKA; from the coding sequence ATGGATTTCTTTCTACAGCCTATCAATCTGGGCCTTATGGCGATTGCACTGATTTCTGGGGCCTTGCTGGTCCGCCAGGTGGTGCAACCGGGGGGTAAATCCGTTTCGCCACAGGTGGCCATTGCCCTCACCGATAAAGAAGGCGGCGTGCTGGTTGATGTGCGCGAAGAACACGAAGTTGCCGTTGAGCACATTCAGGGTAGTCAGTTTATCCCGCTCAAAGAACTGCCCGGGCAGATCGCCAAGTTGGAAAAATATCGCAAGAAGCCGGTGGTCGTGGTTTGCGCTGCGGGCCAGCGTTCTGCCGCTGCCTGCCGCTTGCTCAATAAAGCCGGTTTTGAGCATGTAAGCCAGATCGAAGGTGGTATCCAGGCCTGGGAAAAGGCCGGTCTTCCGCTCAAGCGGGGCAAAGCCCCGGCCAAGGCCTGA
- the grxC gene encoding glutaredoxin 3, with translation MMPKVLMYCTAVCPYCVRAEQLLQSKGVTEIEKIRVDLNPDAREAMMALTNRRTVPQIYIGETHVGGFDDLAALDRAGGLDPLLK, from the coding sequence ATGATGCCTAAAGTTTTGATGTACTGCACCGCTGTGTGCCCCTATTGCGTGCGTGCCGAGCAATTGCTGCAGAGCAAGGGTGTGACCGAGATCGAAAAGATTCGGGTCGACCTCAATCCGGATGCGCGTGAGGCCATGATGGCACTTACCAATCGCCGGACTGTGCCACAGATCTATATCGGTGAAACCCACGTGGGTGGTTTTGACGATCTGGCGGCGCTGGATCGTGCGGGTGGTTTAGACCCGCTGCTCAAATAA
- the secB gene encoding protein-export chaperone SecB — MADKDQNNEQSAADQQAPAQPMFAIEKLYMRDMSLEVPSGAEVFLQQQAPEVGVQFKTAFTQLGADAFEGILQVTVTAKAENKVYFLIEVQQAGIFRVAGIPEEALRGFLGSAIPNVLFPYAREAVSDASTRAGFPPVLLQPVNFDAMAQAADAQAANEVEAPATVQ; from the coding sequence ATGGCCGATAAAGACCAAAACAACGAGCAATCCGCAGCGGATCAACAGGCACCGGCGCAACCGATGTTTGCGATTGAAAAGCTCTACATGCGCGACATGTCGCTGGAAGTACCCAGTGGCGCCGAAGTTTTTCTGCAGCAGCAGGCACCAGAAGTCGGCGTTCAGTTTAAAACGGCATTTACCCAGCTCGGTGCGGATGCGTTTGAGGGAATTCTCCAGGTTACGGTGACCGCTAAAGCGGAGAATAAAGTTTATTTTCTGATTGAAGTGCAGCAGGCGGGTATTTTCCGCGTGGCGGGTATTCCGGAAGAGGCACTACGTGGCTTCTTGGGCTCGGCCATTCCCAATGTGCTGTTCCCTTATGCGCGAGAGGCAGTGTCTGATGCGTCGACGCGTGCGGGTTTTCCGCCAGTGCTGCTACAACCTGTTAACTTTGATGCCATGGCGCAAGCTGCCGACGCGCAGGCCGCCAACGAAGTTGAAGCGCCGGCCACGGTGCAGTAA
- a CDS encoding NAD(P)H-dependent glycerol-3-phosphate dehydrogenase, translated as MSQDTEIRLQIGVLAAGAWGTALAANWAQRHQVTLWAREPDVVASINAAHMNRRFLPDILLPESLRATVDLVDLQDSDVLVLATPVAGLRSTLLALQALYAGKALPPLVWVCKGFEPETGLLPHQVVHDVLGDVAAAALSGPSFAQEVAKGLPTAVTLGSADLALAEQLADWLHTPNLRLYASGDVVGVEVGGAVKNVLAIATGIADGLSLGHNARAALMTRGLAEIGRLCERLGGHRETLTGLAGLGDLILTCTGDLSRNRQVGLALGAGKTLQETLDALGHVAEGVGTAREVARLAEDLQVEMPIARAVAAVISGELKAKDAVIQLMSRAQRAE; from the coding sequence ATGAGCCAGGACACCGAGATTCGACTCCAGATCGGCGTTTTGGCTGCCGGTGCTTGGGGGACAGCGCTGGCCGCCAACTGGGCGCAGCGCCATCAGGTTACTCTGTGGGCGCGTGAGCCCGATGTGGTCGCGAGTATTAATGCGGCGCATATGAATCGCCGATTTCTGCCCGATATTCTGCTGCCAGAGTCATTACGGGCAACGGTTGATCTGGTGGATCTTCAGGATTCGGATGTGCTCGTTTTAGCCACGCCGGTGGCTGGTTTACGCAGCACCTTGCTGGCCTTGCAGGCGCTTTACGCGGGTAAGGCGCTACCGCCGCTGGTCTGGGTGTGTAAAGGCTTCGAACCAGAGACCGGCTTGTTGCCGCATCAGGTGGTGCACGATGTGCTGGGCGATGTAGCCGCTGCCGCGTTGTCGGGTCCCAGCTTTGCACAGGAAGTGGCCAAAGGGCTACCGACAGCGGTCACGCTTGGTTCAGCCGATTTGGCGTTGGCTGAACAATTGGCCGACTGGCTACACACCCCCAATCTGCGTCTTTATGCGTCCGGGGATGTGGTGGGCGTTGAAGTTGGTGGTGCGGTTAAAAATGTCCTGGCGATTGCCACCGGGATTGCCGATGGTTTGTCATTGGGACACAACGCCCGCGCCGCTTTGATGACCCGTGGTCTGGCTGAAATTGGGCGGCTCTGCGAGCGTCTCGGTGGGCATCGTGAAACACTGACCGGGTTGGCCGGCCTGGGGGATTTGATCCTGACCTGTACCGGGGATTTATCGCGTAACCGTCAGGTGGGCCTAGCCTTGGGCGCGGGTAAAACCTTGCAAGAAACCCTGGATGCACTGGGTCATGTGGCCGAGGGTGTTGGCACAGCGCGTGAAGTTGCCCGCCTGGCTGAAGATCTACAAGTTGAGATGCCGATTGCTCGAGCCGTCGCCGCAGTCATTTCGGGTGAACTTAAGGCCAAAGATGCCGTCATCCAACTCATGAGTCGGGCACAGCGCGCCGAATAA
- a CDS encoding tRNA (cytidine(34)-2'-O)-methyltransferase, giving the protein MNTQKRRPAIVLVHPEIPPNTGNLIRVSAATGFELHLVRPLGFDVDDRSLRRAGLDYHDQAFLQVHDNWEACLATLAGDIAHAPPRRLFAMTTKGSRPYHEVQFQADDVIVLGCETKGLPAEVLATFDNNHRLRIPMRPDIRSLNLANSASIVVFEIWRQNGFIGAV; this is encoded by the coding sequence ATGAATACCCAAAAACGCCGTCCCGCCATTGTTCTGGTACACCCTGAAATCCCGCCCAATACCGGCAATCTGATCCGCGTATCTGCCGCAACCGGCTTCGAACTCCACCTGGTTCGTCCGCTGGGATTTGATGTGGATGATCGCTCATTGCGCCGTGCCGGGCTGGATTATCACGACCAGGCTTTCCTGCAGGTGCATGACAACTGGGAAGCCTGCCTGGCGACGTTAGCGGGTGATATCGCTCATGCCCCGCCGCGCCGCCTGTTTGCGATGACGACCAAAGGCAGCCGCCCGTATCACGAAGTGCAGTTTCAAGCCGACGACGTCATTGTGTTGGGTTGCGAAACCAAAGGCCTGCCAGCAGAAGTTTTGGCCACCTTCGACAACAACCACCGTTTGCGCATTCCTATGCGGCCGGATATTCGCAGCTTGAATCTGGCAAACTCGGCATCTATTGTGGTGTTTGAAATCTGGCGCCAGAACGGGTTTATCGGCGCTGTTTAG
- a CDS encoding ComF family protein — protein sequence MTCPDCAHHTPAFDAATAVWSYGFPIDTLIRDFKYGHHLYLGGFFGQHLAQILQQQWHENPDLSPPDLILPMPLHPHRLKTRGFNQAAEITRHVAKYLGLAWRSDALRRLQDTAPQAGLRREERWANLRGAFACPESLNGAHVLLIDDVLTTGASLSACAEVLRHAGSRRIDVAVLARTPEPGHA from the coding sequence ATGACCTGCCCAGACTGCGCTCACCACACGCCAGCCTTTGATGCCGCCACGGCGGTTTGGTCCTACGGGTTTCCGATTGATACGCTGATTCGCGACTTTAAATACGGACACCATCTGTATCTCGGTGGATTTTTCGGCCAACATTTGGCGCAAATCCTGCAACAGCAATGGCACGAAAATCCTGATCTAAGCCCGCCTGACCTGATCCTGCCTATGCCGCTGCACCCGCACCGTCTCAAAACGCGCGGATTCAATCAGGCCGCGGAGATTACCCGTCATGTCGCCAAGTATCTTGGCTTAGCTTGGCGCAGCGATGCCCTGCGCCGTCTGCAGGACACCGCCCCACAGGCCGGATTACGCCGTGAAGAACGTTGGGCCAACCTGCGCGGCGCCTTCGCCTGCCCAGAATCACTTAACGGCGCCCACGTATTACTAATTGATGATGTACTGACGACCGGCGCCAGTCTTTCCGCGTGTGCCGAGGTTTTACGCCATGCGGGCAGCCGCCGCATCGATGTTGCCGTTCTTGCCCGTACGCCCGAACCGGGCCATGCCTAA